The Oreochromis niloticus isolate F11D_XX linkage group LG15, O_niloticus_UMD_NMBU, whole genome shotgun sequence genome includes a region encoding these proteins:
- the LOC100690873 gene encoding uncharacterized protein LOC100690873 isoform X2 yields MTSDAKRSLPLRRRMDDEEEDMSQPISQLWGTPFRGVRHEDRVAQIAAGQALAAVTAAMSTSQSHSNNSVNALPCSLQRQPCLPFHGYARLRLHFPVHFDPMEDRGDIEEEEEEEDRGEDIDSVAERPEELSVEVQIGRKLREIGDKFQQDHVELFMRHHRQNLPFWMRLTMALFGFLFPREAVIPHLRGEHR; encoded by the exons GGAGTTTACCGCTGAGGCGTCGGAtggatgatgaggaggaggatatGTCACAGCCCATCTCGCAACTGTGGGGAACTCCCTTTAGGGGTGTCAGACACGAAGACCGAGTCGCACAGATCGCAGCCGGACAGGCCCTCGCCGCCGTCACTGCCGCCATGTCCACGTCGCAGAGCCACAGCAACAACAGCGTCAACGCGTTGCCCTGCAGCTTACAACGGCAGCCTTGCCTACCGTTTCATG GCTACGCCAGATTGCGCTTGCATTTTCCCGTTCACTTTGATCCCATGGAAGACCGGGGAGATattgaagaggaggaggaggaagaggacagaggggAAGACATTGACAGCGTGGCAGAGAGACCCGAGGAGCTGAGTGTTGAGGTGCAAATTGGTCGTAAACTACGGGAAATTGGAGACAAGTTCCAACAGGATCACGTTGAACTG TTTATGAGGCACCACAGACAAAACCTGCCTTTCTGGATGCGCCTTACCATGGCtctgtttgggtttttgtttccAAGAGAGGCTGTCATCCCCCATCTGAGAGGGGAGCACAGATGA
- the LOC100690873 gene encoding uncharacterized protein LOC100690873 isoform X3 — MDDEEEDMSQPISQLWGTPFRGVRHEDRVAQIAAGQALAAVTAAMSTSQSHSNNSVNALPCSLQRQPCLPFHGYARLRLHFPVHFDPMEDRGDIEEEEEEEDRGEDIDSVAERPEELSVEVQIGRKLREIGDKFQQDHVELFMRHHRQNLPFWMRLTMALFGFLFPREAVIPHLRGEHR; from the exons AtggatgatgaggaggaggatatGTCACAGCCCATCTCGCAACTGTGGGGAACTCCCTTTAGGGGTGTCAGACACGAAGACCGAGTCGCACAGATCGCAGCCGGACAGGCCCTCGCCGCCGTCACTGCCGCCATGTCCACGTCGCAGAGCCACAGCAACAACAGCGTCAACGCGTTGCCCTGCAGCTTACAACGGCAGCCTTGCCTACCGTTTCATG GCTACGCCAGATTGCGCTTGCATTTTCCCGTTCACTTTGATCCCATGGAAGACCGGGGAGATattgaagaggaggaggaggaagaggacagaggggAAGACATTGACAGCGTGGCAGAGAGACCCGAGGAGCTGAGTGTTGAGGTGCAAATTGGTCGTAAACTACGGGAAATTGGAGACAAGTTCCAACAGGATCACGTTGAACTG TTTATGAGGCACCACAGACAAAACCTGCCTTTCTGGATGCGCCTTACCATGGCtctgtttgggtttttgtttccAAGAGAGGCTGTCATCCCCCATCTGAGAGGGGAGCACAGATGA